A stretch of Deinococcus sedimenti DNA encodes these proteins:
- a CDS encoding pseudouridine-5'-phosphate glycosidase encodes MTHDINPTVAAYLDIHPEVAAALAEGRAVVALESTIISHGMPFPQNVEMARGVEDVVRAHGAVPATIAVLGGRLKVGLTPDELHLLATDKGVEKISTRDLPVTVALGKHGATTVASTMRVAALAGIRVFATGGTGGVHRGAERSMDVSADLLELAQTDVCVVSAGVKSILDIGLTLEVLETHGIPALTLGSEEFPAFYSRQSGFKAPLTVATPDEAARVLKAKWDLGVSGGVMLANPIPEDAEIPAGEITPQIEQALRDMDALGLTGKDTTPYLLGRMVEITGGRSLQANIALVRHNAMVAAQVAVAYAQLG; translated from the coding sequence ATGACTCACGACATCAACCCGACCGTTGCCGCCTACCTGGACATTCACCCCGAAGTCGCTGCCGCTCTGGCGGAGGGGCGCGCGGTGGTGGCGCTGGAGAGCACGATCATCAGTCACGGCATGCCGTTCCCGCAGAACGTGGAGATGGCGCGCGGCGTGGAGGACGTGGTGCGCGCACACGGCGCGGTGCCCGCGACGATCGCGGTGCTGGGAGGCCGCCTGAAGGTGGGCCTCACGCCCGACGAACTGCACCTGCTGGCGACCGACAAGGGCGTGGAGAAGATCAGCACCCGCGACCTGCCGGTGACGGTGGCGCTCGGAAAGCACGGCGCGACGACCGTGGCGAGCACCATGCGCGTGGCGGCGCTGGCGGGCATCCGCGTGTTCGCGACGGGCGGCACGGGCGGCGTGCACCGCGGCGCGGAGCGCAGCATGGACGTCAGCGCGGACCTGCTGGAGCTGGCGCAGACGGACGTGTGCGTGGTCAGCGCGGGCGTCAAGAGCATCCTGGATATCGGCCTGACGCTGGAGGTCCTCGAAACGCACGGCATTCCGGCTCTGACGCTGGGCAGCGAGGAGTTCCCGGCGTTCTACTCCCGCCAGAGCGGCTTTAAGGCACCCCTGACGGTCGCCACGCCGGACGAAGCCGCGCGGGTGCTGAAGGCCAAGTGGGATCTGGGCGTGTCGGGCGGCGTGATGCTCGCCAACCCCATCCCCGAGGACGCCGAGATTCCCGCCGGGGAGATCACCCCGCAGATCGAGCAGGCGCTGCGTGACATGGACGCCCTGGGCCTGACCGGTAAGGACACCACCCCGTACCTGCTGGGCCGCATGGTCGAGATCACCGGGGGCCGCAGCCTGCAGGCGAACATCGCCCTGGTGCGTCACAACGCGATGGTGGCCGCGCAGGTCGCCGTCGCCTACGCTCAGCTGGGTTAA
- a CDS encoding ATP-binding protein, translating to MPSRLPVPSRVPPLAREVALPHTPRLLRVGPRLFLTTLGAFLLLGLPVAGLVSQGVSGGIHRSFAERSLRESRLVATLPPVVAALSGNAAERANLNALMNRYRDQLGADYVVVTDRDARRLTHPNAAQVGQRMQGGDFTAFLRGRSVTETVQGTLGRSVRSKVPVVDGAGRVLGLASVGFLLPRLRDVFLEVLRAGLPWYLLALGLALALALGVARRVKAEMLGLEPEQIAGGLRQYRAVLNTLEEGVLVARAGQVFVMNPQARALLGTPDAALPLPWPPGLPLPVPGAGPVTAEVAGRPVLLAAQEAGEGAVVVTLRDLARVRALADELTQSQRYAELLRAQTHEFTNRLHTLAGLLHLGETREALALIHAQSARHEAHLQAVGALRHVRLSALLLGKFDRAAERGVTLTLDPLSALPGTLPPGVLDLLELAAGNLIENALEAASGTPDAEVRVLIATDPEGLVLEVRDTGPGVPPALADTLTVRGVSSKGAGRGVGLALVADRAQALGAALSHDRVRADGRDWTRFTLDVPLPEAEE from the coding sequence GTGCCCTCCCGCCTGCCTGTCCCGTCCCGCGTGCCGCCGCTGGCGCGTGAGGTGGCGCTGCCGCACACGCCGCGCCTGCTGCGGGTGGGGCCGAGGCTGTTCCTGACGACGCTGGGCGCGTTCCTGCTGCTGGGCCTGCCGGTGGCGGGGCTGGTCAGTCAGGGCGTGTCGGGCGGCATTCACCGCTCGTTCGCGGAGCGGTCCCTGCGGGAGTCGCGGCTGGTGGCGACCCTCCCGCCGGTCGTGGCGGCCCTGTCGGGGAACGCGGCCGAGCGGGCGAACCTGAACGCCCTGATGAACCGCTACCGCGATCAATTGGGCGCGGATTACGTGGTGGTCACCGACCGGGACGCGCGGCGGCTGACGCACCCGAACGCGGCGCAGGTGGGGCAGCGCATGCAGGGCGGGGACTTCACGGCGTTCCTGCGGGGCCGGAGCGTCACGGAGACGGTGCAGGGCACGCTGGGCCGCTCGGTGCGGTCGAAGGTGCCGGTCGTGGACGGCGCGGGGCGGGTGCTGGGCCTGGCGAGCGTGGGCTTCCTGCTGCCCCGGTTGCGGGACGTGTTCCTGGAGGTGCTGCGCGCGGGCCTCCCGTGGTACCTGCTGGCGCTGGGGCTGGCCCTGGCCTTGGCGCTGGGTGTGGCGCGGCGCGTGAAGGCCGAGATGCTGGGCCTGGAACCCGAGCAGATCGCCGGGGGCCTGCGGCAGTACCGGGCGGTGCTGAACACACTGGAGGAGGGGGTGCTGGTGGCCCGCGCGGGGCAGGTGTTCGTGATGAACCCGCAGGCACGCGCGCTGCTGGGCACTCCGGACGCCGCGCTGCCGCTGCCGTGGCCGCCGGGCCTCCCGCTGCCGGTGCCGGGGGCGGGGCCGGTCACGGCGGAGGTGGCGGGTCGCCCGGTGCTGCTGGCCGCGCAGGAGGCCGGGGAGGGCGCGGTGGTGGTCACGCTGCGGGATCTGGCGCGGGTGCGGGCCCTGGCGGACGAGCTGACGCAGTCGCAGCGTTACGCGGAGCTGCTGCGGGCGCAGACGCACGAGTTCACGAACCGCCTGCACACCCTGGCGGGCCTGCTGCACCTGGGCGAGACGCGCGAGGCCCTGGCGCTCATCCATGCGCAGTCGGCACGGCACGAGGCGCACCTGCAGGCGGTGGGGGCGCTGCGGCACGTGCGGCTCTCGGCGCTGCTGCTGGGCAAGTTCGACCGCGCGGCGGAACGGGGCGTGACCCTCACCCTCGATCCGCTGTCGGCCCTGCCGGGGACGCTGCCACCGGGGGTGCTGGACCTTCTGGAACTCGCGGCGGGCAACCTGATCGAGAACGCGCTGGAAGCTGCGAGCGGCACACCGGACGCCGAGGTGCGGGTGCTGATCGCCACCGACCCGGAAGGTCTGGTGCTGGAGGTGCGCGATACGGGTCCCGGCGTGCCCCCGGCCCTCGCGGACACCCTGACCGTGCGCGGCGTGAGCAGCAAGGGTGCGGGGCGCGGCGTGGGGCTGGCCCTCGTGGCGGACCGGGCGCAGGCGCTCGGCGCGGCCCTCTCCCACGACCGCGTGAGGGCGGACGGGCGGGACTGGACGCGCTTCACGCTGGACGTGCCCCTCCCCGAGGCCGAAGAATGA
- the mqnE gene encoding aminofutalosine synthase MqnE, whose translation MNWLSDPALAPIVQKVEAGQRLNFEEGMQLFRTRDLNTLMRLANLRKTALHGDKVYFVHSMRLEFTNICYVGCTFCAFAAHKNEARAWDYSPEEVTRQVGRRYVPGITELHMSSGHHPNHKWEYYPAMVRALREAYPDLQVKAFTAAEIEHLSKISKKPTLDVLRELQAAGLSAMPGGGAEIFADRVRKQVAKNKVKAEKWLQIHSEAHSLGMRTNATMLYGHIETLEERLDHMHRLRDLQDDSMARYGGGFHAFIPLAFQPLGNTLAQNLGKTEYTTGLDDLRNLAVARIYLDNFPHIKGYWVMIGSELTQVSLDWGVSDIDGTIQEEHIAHAAGATSPMKLSEQGMIRMIQHAGRLPVLRDAYYNELATFPAQHEAAD comes from the coding sequence ATGAACTGGCTCTCCGACCCGGCGCTCGCGCCCATCGTCCAGAAGGTGGAAGCGGGCCAGCGCCTGAACTTCGAAGAGGGCATGCAGCTGTTCAGGACGCGTGACCTGAACACCCTGATGCGCCTCGCGAACCTGCGCAAGACGGCGCTGCACGGCGACAAGGTGTACTTCGTGCACTCCATGCGGCTGGAGTTCACGAACATCTGCTACGTGGGCTGCACGTTCTGCGCGTTCGCCGCGCACAAGAACGAGGCCCGCGCCTGGGACTACAGCCCCGAGGAAGTCACGCGGCAGGTGGGCCGCCGCTACGTGCCCGGCATTACGGAGTTGCACATGAGCAGCGGCCACCACCCGAACCACAAGTGGGAGTACTACCCCGCCATGGTCCGCGCGCTGCGTGAGGCGTACCCGGACCTGCAGGTGAAGGCCTTCACCGCCGCCGAGATCGAGCACCTGAGCAAGATCAGCAAGAAACCCACCCTGGACGTCCTGCGCGAACTGCAGGCGGCGGGCCTGAGCGCCATGCCGGGCGGCGGCGCCGAGATCTTCGCCGACCGCGTCCGCAAGCAGGTCGCGAAGAACAAGGTCAAGGCCGAGAAGTGGCTGCAGATCCACAGCGAGGCACACTCCCTGGGCATGCGCACGAACGCCACCATGCTGTACGGGCACATCGAGACGCTGGAAGAACGCCTGGACCACATGCACCGCCTGCGCGACCTGCAGGACGACTCCATGGCCCGCTACGGCGGCGGCTTCCACGCGTTCATTCCGCTGGCGTTCCAGCCGCTAGGGAACACCCTGGCGCAGAACCTCGGGAAGACCGAGTACACCACCGGCCTGGACGACCTGCGCAACCTCGCCGTGGCGCGCATCTACCTCGATAACTTCCCGCACATCAAGGGCTACTGGGTGATGATCGGCAGTGAGTTGACGCAGGTGAGCCTCGACTGGGGCGTGTCCGACATCGACGGCACCATCCAGGAGGAACACATCGCGCACGCCGCCGGCGCGACCAGCCCCATGAAACTGAGCGAGCAGGGCATGATCCGCATGATCCAGCACGCCGGACGCCTCCCCGTCCTGCGCGACGCGTACTACAACGAACTCGCCACGTTCCCCGCGCAGCACGAAGCCGCCGACTGA
- a CDS encoding nuclear transport factor 2 family protein translates to MPDLDALLALDDRWNAAYHHGDPGALEGVLAADWLGFLPDGRSIGRADLITHFPTDPAPTLMIERHAARIHGHTGITRLTLYEGPQRIQSVLRVYAYADGHWQAISAQVVP, encoded by the coding sequence ATGCCGGACCTGGACGCCCTGCTGGCCCTGGACGACCGCTGGAACGCCGCGTACCACCACGGCGACCCAGGTGCCCTGGAGGGCGTCCTGGCTGCCGACTGGCTGGGCTTCCTGCCGGACGGAAGGAGCATCGGCCGCGCCGACCTGATCACGCACTTCCCCACCGACCCGGCCCCCACCCTGATGATCGAACGGCACGCCGCCCGCATCCACGGCCACACGGGCATCACCCGCCTGACCCTCTACGAAGGGCCTCAGCGCATCCAGTCCGTCCTGCGCGTCTACGCCTACGCAGACGGCCACTGGCAGGCGATCAGCGCGCAGGTCGTCCCGTGA
- a CDS encoding ComEC/Rec2 family competence protein, whose translation MTGPKKPTPSDRAKKAGSGKTAAGKTAAKKSGAKKADTRNDPAATATPKAPPKPTANAGAKPPPRHRTKGKTPARKGPSPSDLLGVLVLIGTASLAACGWMKQGGQSGDTKPTGGPAGQVTIRFLDIGQGDAILIQSPEGKTALIDGGRSSDRMRDYIRDLNLEKLDLMIASHADADHIAGLVPAAALKPRVFINNGLGGTTQTWDRLVGALQDVGSTFTKASNQTVNLGSVKLRVIAPPPGMGDDQNENSVGVAVQFGTFRALMTGDSETPETEGWLAQERDDLKGPFQVYKSIHHGAANGDSAAWLAYVRPENVVVSVGASNTYGHPTKTALNLYKQAGARVYRTDRQGTVTVQGSSDGTYTITTDR comes from the coding sequence GTGACCGGCCCGAAGAAACCCACCCCGTCCGACCGGGCGAAGAAGGCAGGCTCCGGAAAAACGGCTGCCGGAAAAACCGCCGCGAAGAAATCGGGCGCGAAGAAGGCCGACACGCGGAACGACCCCGCCGCGACCGCCACCCCGAAAGCCCCACCGAAACCCACCGCGAACGCCGGGGCGAAACCCCCACCCCGCCATCGCACGAAGGGCAAAACGCCCGCCCGGAAGGGCCCCAGCCCCTCGGACCTGCTGGGCGTCCTCGTGCTGATCGGCACCGCCAGCCTCGCCGCGTGCGGCTGGATGAAACAGGGCGGCCAGAGCGGCGACACGAAACCCACCGGCGGCCCCGCCGGGCAGGTCACCATCCGCTTCCTGGACATCGGGCAGGGCGACGCCATCCTCATCCAGAGCCCCGAAGGCAAGACCGCCCTGATCGACGGGGGCCGCAGCAGCGACCGCATGCGCGACTACATCCGCGACCTGAACCTCGAAAAACTCGACCTGATGATCGCCTCGCACGCCGACGCCGACCACATCGCAGGCCTCGTCCCCGCCGCCGCGCTGAAACCGCGCGTGTTCATCAACAACGGCCTGGGCGGCACCACCCAGACCTGGGACCGCCTCGTCGGCGCCCTTCAGGACGTCGGAAGCACCTTCACCAAGGCCAGCAACCAGACCGTGAACCTCGGCAGCGTCAAACTCCGCGTGATCGCCCCACCCCCCGGCATGGGCGACGACCAGAACGAGAACAGCGTCGGCGTCGCCGTGCAGTTCGGCACCTTCCGCGCCCTGATGACCGGCGACAGCGAAACCCCGGAAACCGAGGGCTGGCTCGCGCAGGAACGCGACGACCTCAAAGGGCCCTTCCAGGTGTACAAGAGCATCCACCACGGCGCCGCGAACGGCGACAGCGCCGCCTGGCTCGCGTACGTCCGCCCGGAGAACGTCGTCGTCAGCGTCGGCGCCTCCAACACCTACGGCCACCCTACGAAAACCGCCCTGAACCTCTACAAGCAGGCCGGAGCGCGCGTGTACCGCACCGACCGCCAGGGCACCGTCACCGTCCAGGGCAGCAGCGACGGCACGTACACCATCACCACGGACCGCTGA
- a CDS encoding menaquinone biosynthetic enzyme MqnA/MqnD family protein: protein MAQPEAESSPSPITHHPSPRSPGTPYRAGWIHFTNVAPILDSLVLPPGVTAITGVPTQMNAALLSGQVDIANISAVEFIRNADVLEALPDFSVAVLGPVYSVNLFHTRPLEDLRRVALTAQSAMSVALLEVLLRERGLSPVLERAEGEAETLLAQGFDGVLRIGDSALREWYGVVGPLTPETTMTSLPHAARGITVTDLAEEWFRLTGHPFTFAVWAYRKDNPPPSELVQAMREARREGIGHLAAVAERHARKLGLPERVVQHYLWNFRYHLEAPDRLGLHEFAAKAVPGHAPLTFGPRPGEERTRSSAAD, encoded by the coding sequence ATGGCGCAGCCCGAGGCTGAGTCCTCTCCATCACCCATCACCCATCACCCATCACCGCGCTCCCCCGGCACGCCCTACCGGGCCGGTTGGATTCATTTCACGAATGTCGCGCCGATCCTGGATTCGCTGGTGTTGCCGCCGGGCGTGACGGCGATCACAGGCGTGCCGACGCAGATGAACGCGGCGCTGCTGTCGGGTCAGGTGGATATCGCGAACATCAGCGCGGTGGAGTTCATCCGGAACGCGGACGTGCTCGAGGCCCTGCCGGATTTCAGCGTGGCGGTGCTGGGCCCGGTGTACTCCGTGAACCTGTTCCACACGCGTCCGCTGGAGGACCTGCGGCGGGTGGCCCTGACTGCGCAGTCGGCGATGAGCGTGGCGCTGCTGGAGGTGCTGCTGCGAGAGCGGGGCCTGAGTCCAGTGCTGGAACGCGCGGAGGGCGAGGCAGAAACGCTGCTGGCGCAGGGCTTCGACGGGGTGCTGCGGATAGGGGACAGTGCGCTGCGCGAGTGGTACGGCGTGGTGGGCCCCCTGACGCCCGAGACGACCATGACCAGCCTCCCGCACGCCGCGCGCGGCATCACCGTCACGGACCTCGCGGAGGAATGGTTCCGCCTGACCGGGCACCCGTTCACGTTCGCGGTGTGGGCTTACCGCAAGGACAACCCACCCCCAAGTGAACTCGTGCAGGCCATGCGCGAAGCGCGCCGCGAAGGGATCGGGCACCTCGCTGCCGTCGCGGAGCGGCACGCGCGGAAACTGGGCCTGCCGGAACGCGTCGTGCAGCACTACCTGTGGAACTTCCGCTACCACCTCGAAGCGCCCGACCGCCTGGGCCTGCACGAGTTCGCCGCGAAAGCCGTCCCCGGCCACGCCCCACTGACCTTCGGCCCGCGCCCCGGCGAGGAACGCACGCGGAGCAGCGCAGCGGACTGA
- a CDS encoding dicarboxylate/amino acid:cation symporter, with protein sequence MPKLFRSLYAQVLIAIVIGVLVGHFFPTVGEGLKPLGDGFIKLIKVVIGPIIFCTVVSGVASMRDTKKIGRVGGKALLYFEVVTTAALLIGLVVVNLVGPGRGMNINPATLDTSAITKYTDAAGEQTVADFILHVIPTTFVSAFTEGDLLQVLLIALLSGFALIRMGDLGQRILKGIDAVSVMVFNILGFIMKLAPIGAFGAMAFTIGKYGVGSLQQLAYLMGTFYATCALFVFVLLNVIAKLAGFSLLKFLRYIKEELLLVLGTSSSESALPRLMAKLEHAGANKSVVGLVVPTGYSFNLDGTSIYLTMAAVFIAQATNTNLSFAQEVALLGILLLTSKGAAGVTGSGFVVLAGTLAALGTVPVAGLALILGIDRFMSEGRAITNIIGNGVATLVVARSEKALDMNRLTRVLNGEQLPPATADVQAEEHGEGRKLSSAQPA encoded by the coding sequence ATGCCCAAACTGTTCCGCAGTCTCTACGCGCAGGTGCTGATCGCCATCGTGATCGGCGTGCTCGTCGGCCACTTCTTCCCCACCGTCGGGGAAGGGCTCAAACCCCTCGGGGACGGGTTCATCAAACTGATCAAGGTCGTCATCGGCCCGATCATCTTCTGCACGGTCGTCAGCGGCGTCGCCAGCATGCGCGATACGAAGAAGATCGGCCGGGTGGGCGGCAAGGCCCTGCTGTACTTCGAGGTCGTCACCACCGCCGCCCTCCTGATCGGACTGGTCGTCGTGAACCTCGTCGGCCCCGGACGCGGCATGAACATCAACCCCGCCACCCTCGACACCAGCGCCATCACCAAGTACACCGACGCCGCCGGCGAGCAGACCGTCGCGGACTTCATCCTGCACGTCATCCCCACCACCTTCGTCAGCGCGTTCACCGAGGGTGACCTGCTGCAGGTGCTGCTCATCGCACTCCTCAGCGGCTTCGCCCTGATCCGCATGGGCGACCTCGGCCAGCGCATCCTGAAAGGCATCGACGCCGTCAGCGTCATGGTGTTCAACATCCTGGGCTTCATCATGAAACTCGCCCCGATCGGCGCGTTCGGCGCGATGGCCTTCACCATCGGCAAGTACGGCGTCGGCAGCCTCCAGCAACTCGCGTACCTGATGGGCACCTTCTACGCCACCTGCGCCCTGTTCGTCTTCGTCCTCCTGAACGTCATCGCCAAACTCGCCGGATTCAGCCTCCTGAAATTCCTGCGCTACATCAAGGAAGAACTGCTGCTCGTACTCGGCACCAGCTCCAGCGAGAGCGCCCTGCCGCGCCTCATGGCCAAACTCGAACACGCCGGAGCGAACAAGAGCGTCGTCGGCCTCGTCGTCCCCACCGGGTACTCCTTCAACCTCGACGGCACCAGCATCTACCTGACCATGGCCGCCGTGTTCATCGCCCAGGCCACCAACACCAACCTCAGCTTCGCGCAGGAAGTCGCGCTGCTCGGCATCCTCCTGCTCACCAGCAAGGGTGCGGCGGGCGTCACCGGCAGCGGCTTCGTCGTCCTCGCGGGCACCCTTGCCGCCCTGGGCACCGTCCCCGTCGCGGGCCTCGCCCTGATCCTCGGTATCGACCGCTTCATGAGCGAAGGACGCGCCATCACCAACATCATCGGCAACGGCGTCGCCACCCTCGTCGTCGCCCGCAGCGAGAAAGCACTCGACATGAACCGCCTCACCCGCGTCCTCAACGGCGAACAACTCCCCCCCGCCACCGCCGACGTGCAGGCCGAAGAACACGGCGAAGGCCGCAAACTGAGCAGCGCACAACCCGCGTAG
- a CDS encoding GGDEF domain-containing protein translates to MNLSDTDATRQIARYRSLVRVIATLSRTAQTEDLLRTMHQQVQALFASPVTLLARPTAGGGWTVQTLESDVISEQWIGPRRDGLLERVVAGRVSLENDLPAYLDREQLTVVRVHYRADLPHTLSWMGVPLRAGGEVLGVLSVQSYTLNAFTPEDLEFMQLLGVQLGIVLENAALHERLQRDANTDPLTGLLNRREFAARGEAALRAPGDWTLAVLDVQDFKRINDEQGHAVGDVVLRGIGEALLDLTAARGQAFRLGGDEFALLLPFGTGRAASQIRTGLDVLSGRVLPARPFLNVGLVACRPGETLTDWLRRADARMYAAKQAGVHLLPAPEDTP, encoded by the coding sequence GTGAACCTCTCAGACACCGACGCCACTCGGCAGATCGCCCGGTACCGCTCGCTGGTCCGGGTGATCGCCACCCTGTCCCGGACGGCGCAGACCGAGGACCTGCTGCGCACCATGCATCAGCAGGTGCAGGCGCTGTTCGCGTCCCCCGTGACGCTGCTGGCCCGCCCCACCGCCGGGGGCGGCTGGACCGTGCAGACCCTGGAAAGCGACGTAATCAGCGAGCAGTGGATCGGGCCGCGCCGCGACGGACTGCTGGAACGGGTCGTGGCGGGCCGCGTATCGCTGGAAAACGACCTGCCGGCCTACCTGGACCGCGAGCAGCTGACGGTCGTGCGCGTGCACTACCGCGCGGACCTGCCGCACACCCTGTCCTGGATGGGCGTGCCCCTGCGCGCCGGAGGTGAGGTGCTGGGGGTGCTGTCCGTGCAGAGCTACACCCTGAACGCCTTCACGCCCGAGGACCTGGAATTCATGCAGCTGCTGGGCGTGCAGCTGGGCATCGTCCTGGAGAACGCGGCGCTGCACGAGCGGCTGCAGCGCGACGCGAACACCGATCCCCTGACCGGCCTGCTCAACCGCCGCGAGTTCGCCGCGCGCGGCGAGGCGGCCCTGCGCGCCCCGGGGGACTGGACGCTGGCGGTGCTGGACGTGCAGGACTTCAAACGCATCAACGACGAGCAGGGGCACGCGGTGGGGGACGTGGTCCTGCGCGGCATCGGGGAGGCGCTGCTGGATCTGACCGCCGCGCGCGGTCAGGCGTTCCGGCTGGGCGGCGACGAGTTCGCGCTGCTGCTGCCGTTCGGCACTGGGCGCGCCGCGTCGCAGATCCGGACGGGGCTGGACGTCCTGTCCGGGAGGGTCCTGCCGGCCCGGCCGTTTCTGAACGTGGGACTGGTGGCCTGCCGGCCCGGGGAGACCCTGACGGACTGGCTGCGCCGCGCGGACGCGCGGATGTACGCGGCGAAGCAGGCGGGCGTGCACCTGCTGCCCGCGCCGGAGGACACGCCGTGA
- a CDS encoding carbohydrate kinase → MPLTDTESALLALIRETPLATPEELARRLGSTRASVNVHVSNLVRKGALLGRGYLLPEADGPGRVVVVGGANVDVKARTLEAAVPGTSNPGVTAQAPGGVARNVAENLARLGVPVSLLSVVGRDALGDWLLRETEAAGVDVRPVLRAPEVSTGTYTAVLDASGELLVAVAAMAAVEALTPAALHERRGVLRGAAWVVADGNLPEGSLSHLLSLAAEAGVPVVFEPVSVPKAARLRSSLAAGLVPQVVTPNVPELGALLGRTSPQDAVPDEPEALRAAADELHAQGVRLVWVRRGAAGSLLSGPDGVTELPALPADVRDVTGAGDAMLAAFLAGLASGLSPVDAARHGHAAAALTVESDHAVSPTLTPAAIQARLTGAATTD, encoded by the coding sequence ATGCCCCTGACCGACACCGAATCCGCCCTCCTCGCCCTGATCCGCGAGACGCCCCTGGCGACCCCGGAGGAGCTGGCGCGCCGCCTGGGGTCCACGCGGGCGTCCGTGAACGTGCACGTGAGCAATCTGGTGCGCAAGGGCGCGCTGCTGGGCCGGGGCTACCTGCTGCCCGAGGCGGACGGGCCGGGCCGCGTGGTGGTGGTGGGCGGCGCGAACGTCGACGTGAAGGCCCGCACCCTGGAGGCGGCGGTGCCCGGAACGAGCAATCCGGGGGTCACGGCGCAGGCGCCGGGGGGCGTGGCGCGGAACGTCGCGGAGAACCTGGCGCGGCTGGGTGTACCCGTGTCGCTGCTGAGCGTGGTGGGCCGCGACGCGCTGGGCGACTGGCTGCTGCGGGAGACGGAGGCGGCGGGCGTGGATGTGCGGCCGGTGCTGCGCGCGCCTGAGGTGTCGACGGGGACATACACGGCGGTGCTGGACGCGAGTGGGGAGCTGCTGGTGGCGGTGGCGGCGATGGCAGCGGTGGAGGCCCTGACCCCGGCGGCGTTGCACGAGCGGCGTGGGGTGCTGCGGGGCGCGGCGTGGGTGGTGGCGGATGGGAACCTGCCGGAGGGGTCGCTCTCTCACCTGCTGTCGCTGGCAGCGGAGGCGGGGGTGCCGGTGGTGTTCGAGCCGGTGAGCGTGCCGAAGGCGGCGCGGTTGCGGTCGTCGCTGGCGGCGGGGCTGGTGCCGCAGGTGGTGACGCCGAACGTGCCGGAGCTGGGCGCGCTGCTGGGCCGGACCTCCCCTCAGGACGCGGTGCCGGACGAGCCGGAGGCGTTGCGGGCGGCGGCGGACGAGTTGCACGCGCAGGGCGTGCGGCTGGTGTGGGTGCGGCGGGGCGCGGCGGGCAGCCTGCTCAGTGGCCCGGACGGCGTAACGGAACTGCCCGCCCTGCCCGCCGACGTGCGCGACGTAACCGGCGCGGGCGACGCGATGCTCGCGGCGTTCCTGGCTGGGCTCGCGTCGGGCCTGTCCCCGGTGGACGCGGCGCGGCACGGGCACGCGGCGGCGGCGCTCACCGTGGAGAGTGACCACGCGGTCTCCCCCACCCTCACCCCGGCGGCCATCCAGGCGCGCCTGACGGGGGCCGCCACGACCGATTAG
- a CDS encoding DUF3006 domain-containing protein, translating into MKPEEHRSETERPGGTDRPADPTPERWTVDAIEDTPRGPVARLERPDGETVDVPARHLPDGVREGDLLAVQDGPDGVIFRTLPEETQERREHAQAQLDALNARQAPPTNEQGEIDL; encoded by the coding sequence ATGAAGCCCGAAGAGCATCGTTCTGAAACAGAACGTCCCGGCGGGACGGACCGCCCGGCCGACCCCACCCCGGAGCGCTGGACGGTGGACGCCATCGAGGACACGCCGCGCGGCCCGGTCGCCCGGCTGGAACGCCCCGACGGAGAGACCGTGGACGTCCCCGCCCGCCACCTCCCGGACGGCGTGCGCGAGGGAGACCTGCTGGCCGTGCAGGACGGCCCGGACGGCGTGATCTTCCGCACGCTGCCCGAAGAGACGCAGGAGCGGCGCGAGCACGCGCAGGCGCAGCTGGACGCCCTGAACGCCCGTCAGGCCCCGCCCACCAACGAGCAGGGAGAGATCGACCTGTGA